In the Mya arenaria isolate MELC-2E11 chromosome 11, ASM2691426v1 genome, one interval contains:
- the LOC128207289 gene encoding dynein light chain 2, cytoplasmic-like, which produces MYLTVRGKWRAFRYNYTETHKQANERSDGGMGFYLPTKHSSSERFNTRIRSFGFINIWNKSAIMTDRKAVIKNADMSEEMQQDAIDCASQALEKYNIEKDIAAFVKKEFDKKYNPTWHAIVGRNFGSYVTHETKHFIYFYLGQVAILLFKSG; this is translated from the exons ATGTATCTAACAGTCCGTGGAAAATGGCGCGCTTTTAGATACAACTATACAGAAACGCATAAGCAGGCCAATGAAAGATCGGATGGTGGTATGGGATTTTACCTACCGACGAAACACTCATCCTCAGAACGATTTAACACACGGATTCGATCATTTGGTTTTATTAATATCTGGAATAAATCTG CAATTATGACTGACAGGAAAGCCGTCATCAAGAATGCTGATATGTCAGAGGAAATGCAGCAGGATGCCATAGACTGCGCGTCACAAGCTCTCGAGAAATACAACATTGAAAAGGATATTGCCGCCTTCGTCAAGAAGGAATTCGACAAAAAGTACAACCCCACATGGCACGCAATTGTTGGCCGCAACTTTGGCAGCTATGTGACCCATGaaacgaaacattttatttacttttatcttggacaagttgcaattttgttatttaaatccGGATAA
- the LOC128209178 gene encoding tumor necrosis factor receptor superfamily member 6B-like encodes MIILAAVGVDFNLLSVVTFVFHLPSVAMVEPVPVIVLHRKVHKDKHVTQCHSGYYKDQSRSQAYCRKCSVCPRGYIEKQACTLTNNTACEQCSVGTFQNRRGGGCKECSKCGKGEFVRRPCRPYKNTRCKPCPEGTFSDDGSRWACKYCQRCWGNQIQLLPCTQTRDTTCGEGFINKLDREERGDNPEEDLEYNVHTRVTLVATCAVLSSLFLIFLLAFVLQTYDKYAHSFLFQVY; translated from the exons ATGATTATTTTAGCTGCAGTGGGAGTGGATTTTAATCTCCTTTCTGTTGTTACATTCGTATTTCATTTACCATCGGTTGCCATGGTGGAACCg GTACCAGTAATTGTTCTACACCGCAAAGTCCACAAAGACAAACACGTCACACAATGCCATTCTGGTTACTACAAAGATCAATCAAGAAGTCAGGCTTATTGTAGAAAATGTTCGGTGTGCCCCAGGGGCTACATAGAAAAACAAGCGTGTACCCTGACAAATAACACAGCATGTGAGCAATGCTCTGTTGGAACGTTTCAAAATAGGAGAGGAGGTGGCTGCAAAGAATGTTCAAAGTGCGGGAAAGGGGAGTTTGTTAGAAGACCTTGTAGACCATACAAGAACACAAGATGTAAGCCATGTCCTGAAGGGACCTTCTCTGACGATGGAAGTAGATGGGCGTGTAAATATTGCCAACGTTGTTGGGGTAATCAAATCCAGCTGCTACCCTGTACGCAAACACGAGATACAACATGTGGTGAAG gttttataaacaaactagATCGAGAGGAGCGGGGTGATAATCCGGAGGAAGACTTGGAATACAATGTGCATACACGTGTGACACTGGTTGCTACTTGCGCCGTTTTGTCCTCgttgttcttgatatttttattggCATTTGTGTTACAAACTTATGATAAGTATGCACATTCCTTTTTATTTCAGGTTTATTAA